The following are encoded in a window of Streptomyces sp. Go-475 genomic DNA:
- a CDS encoding MaoC family dehydratase: MTAKISYSDVEVGTELPAQTFPVTRATLVQYAGASGDFNPIHWNEKFAKEVGLPDVIAHGMFTMAEAIRVVTDWAGDPGAVVEYGVRFTKPVVVPNDDKGAEIEVSGKVAAKLDDNTVRVDLTATSAGQKVLGMSRAVVRLA; encoded by the coding sequence GAAGATCTCCTACTCCGACGTCGAGGTCGGCACCGAACTGCCCGCGCAGACCTTCCCCGTGACCCGCGCGACCCTCGTCCAGTACGCGGGCGCCTCCGGCGACTTCAACCCGATCCACTGGAACGAGAAGTTCGCCAAGGAGGTCGGCCTGCCGGACGTCATCGCGCACGGCATGTTCACCATGGCCGAGGCGATCCGCGTGGTGACCGACTGGGCCGGCGACCCGGGCGCGGTCGTCGAGTACGGCGTCCGTTTCACCAAGCCGGTCGTCGTGCCCAACGACGACAAGGGCGCCGAGATCGAGGTCAGCGGCAAGGTCGCGGCCAAGCTCGACGACAACACGGTCCGCGTGGACCTCACGGCGACCAGTGCCGGGCAGAAGGTGCTGGGCATGTCGCGGGCGGTCGTACGGCTGGCCTGA
- a CDS encoding TetR/AcrR family transcriptional regulator, translating into MPRMSAEERRESVIRAATTEFARGGYHGTSTETIARRVGVSQPYLFRLFPGKKAIFLAAVERCIEDTVRTFAEAAEGLEGEEALHAMGNAYTKVIEERPERLLMQMQMYVAVKAAEEEGDHEFGESVRAGWMRLWDTVHLPLGADAAETTQFMAYGMLINCLVAMGFPPEHRVWEGMYPSARAKGLQH; encoded by the coding sequence ATGCCCAGGATGAGTGCGGAGGAGCGACGCGAGAGCGTCATCCGGGCCGCGACGACCGAGTTCGCCCGCGGCGGCTACCACGGCACGTCGACCGAGACGATCGCCCGGCGCGTCGGGGTCTCGCAGCCGTACCTGTTCCGGCTCTTCCCCGGCAAGAAGGCGATCTTCCTGGCGGCGGTCGAGCGCTGCATCGAGGACACCGTCCGCACTTTCGCGGAGGCTGCCGAGGGTCTCGAAGGCGAAGAGGCCCTGCATGCCATGGGGAACGCCTACACCAAGGTCATCGAGGAGCGGCCCGAGCGGCTCCTGATGCAGATGCAGATGTACGTCGCCGTGAAGGCCGCCGAGGAAGAGGGCGACCACGAGTTCGGCGAATCGGTACGGGCCGGCTGGATGCGGCTGTGGGACACGGTCCATCTGCCGCTCGGGGCCGACGCCGCCGAGACGACGCAGTTCATGGCGTACGGGATGCTCATCAACTGCCTGGTCGCCATGGGATTCCCGCCCGAGCACCGCGTCTGGGAGGGCATGTACCCCTCGGCGCGCGCCAAGGGGCTGCAGCACTGA
- a CDS encoding MFS transporter, protein MSQQTARRGGAAWALVITSVAGFMAALDNLVVTTALPSIREDLGGGLHDLEWTVSAYTLTFAVLLMFGAALGDRFGRRRLFMAGLAVFTGASAAAALAPGIDSLIAARAVQGAGAAVMMPLTLTLLTAAVPAAKRGMAYGIWGAVNGLAVASGPLVGGTLTEHISWQWIFWLNVPLGLALLPLARLRLAESHGTGAPLDIPGTLLASGGLFGIVYGLVRGPADGWTGGLVLTGLFAGSALLAGFVLYSTRAENPMLPMRLFRSRAFSGINAASLLMFLGMFGSIFLLSQYMQGVLGYSPTEAGLRMLPWTGMPMLVAPIAGLLADRVGGRPVVATGLFLQALGLGYMAVVATADASYAAQLPALIVSGIGMALFFAPASHLVMSSVRPHEQGIASGANNALREVGGALGIAVMASIFAAQGGYETGQTFVDGMRPALVTGSAVVALAGLAALLIPTRRRTEHPQGPVKPAPVLETASR, encoded by the coding sequence ATGTCACAGCAGACCGCACGCCGCGGGGGAGCCGCCTGGGCCCTCGTCATCACCAGCGTCGCCGGATTCATGGCGGCCCTGGACAACCTCGTCGTCACCACCGCCCTGCCCTCCATCCGCGAGGACCTCGGCGGAGGCCTGCACGACCTGGAATGGACCGTCAGCGCCTACACGCTCACCTTCGCCGTGCTGCTGATGTTCGGCGCGGCCCTCGGCGACCGCTTCGGCCGCCGCCGGCTCTTCATGGCCGGACTCGCCGTCTTCACCGGGGCGTCGGCCGCGGCGGCGCTGGCGCCCGGCATCGACTCCCTCATCGCCGCCCGCGCGGTCCAGGGCGCCGGAGCCGCGGTGATGATGCCGCTGACGCTCACCCTGCTGACCGCGGCCGTACCCGCCGCCAAGCGGGGCATGGCGTACGGCATCTGGGGAGCCGTCAACGGACTCGCCGTCGCCTCCGGACCGCTGGTCGGCGGCACCCTCACCGAACACATCTCCTGGCAGTGGATCTTCTGGCTGAACGTCCCGCTCGGTCTGGCCCTGCTGCCCCTGGCCCGCCTCCGCCTCGCCGAGTCCCACGGCACCGGCGCCCCGCTCGACATCCCCGGCACCCTCCTCGCCAGCGGCGGACTGTTCGGCATCGTCTACGGCCTGGTCCGCGGCCCCGCCGACGGCTGGACCGGCGGCCTGGTCCTGACGGGCCTGTTCGCGGGCTCCGCGCTGCTCGCCGGCTTCGTCCTCTACAGCACCCGCGCCGAGAACCCCATGCTCCCCATGCGGCTGTTCCGCTCCCGGGCCTTCTCCGGCATCAACGCGGCGAGCCTGCTGATGTTCCTCGGCATGTTCGGCTCGATCTTCCTGCTCAGCCAGTACATGCAGGGCGTCCTCGGCTACTCGCCCACCGAGGCGGGTCTCAGGATGCTGCCCTGGACCGGCATGCCGATGCTCGTCGCCCCGATCGCCGGCCTCCTGGCCGACCGCGTCGGCGGCCGCCCGGTCGTCGCGACGGGCCTCTTCCTCCAGGCCCTGGGCCTCGGCTACATGGCGGTCGTGGCCACGGCGGACGCCTCCTACGCCGCGCAGCTGCCCGCCCTGATCGTCAGCGGTATCGGCATGGCCCTGTTCTTCGCGCCCGCCTCGCACCTGGTGATGTCCAGCGTCCGGCCCCACGAGCAGGGCATCGCCTCCGGGGCCAACAACGCCCTGCGCGAGGTCGGGGGAGCGCTCGGCATCGCCGTCATGGCGTCGATCTTCGCGGCCCAGGGCGGCTACGAGACCGGCCAGACCTTCGTCGACGGCATGCGACCCGCCCTGGTGACGGGCTCCGCGGTGGTCGCCCTCGCGGGCCTCGCGGCCCTGCTGATCCCGACCCGCCGCCGCACGGAACACCCACAGGGCCCGGTGAAACCGGCACCGGTACTGGAGACGGCCTCCCGCTGA
- a CDS encoding UDP-N-acetylmuramate dehydrogenase, producing MQELHDAPLAPLTTFRLGGPATRLITATTDDEVIAVVREADETGTPLLLIGGGSNLVIGDKGFDGTALVIATKGFSLDGTKLELAAGEVWTDAVARTVEAGLAGIECLAGIPGSAGATPIQNVGAYGQEVSSTITEVVAYDRRTGETVTLANEDCAFAYRHSRFKSDPERYVVLRVRFALEDADGLSAPLRYAETARALGVEAGDRVPLTSARDTVLKLRAGKGMVLDPEDHDTWSAGSFFTNPILTDADFETFRARVHDRLGDGVEPPAYPAGEGRTKTSAAWLIDKAGFEKGYGDGPARISTKHTLALTNRGAATTEDLLALAREVVAGVREAFGITLVNEPVTVGVSL from the coding sequence GTGCAGGAACTCCACGACGCCCCCCTCGCCCCGCTGACCACCTTCCGGCTGGGCGGCCCCGCCACCCGGCTGATCACCGCGACGACGGACGACGAGGTGATCGCCGTCGTCCGCGAAGCCGACGAGACGGGCACCCCGCTGCTGCTCATCGGCGGCGGCTCGAACCTGGTCATCGGCGACAAGGGCTTCGACGGCACGGCCCTCGTCATCGCCACCAAGGGCTTCTCCCTCGACGGCACGAAGCTGGAGCTCGCGGCCGGAGAGGTGTGGACCGACGCCGTCGCCCGCACGGTCGAGGCGGGCCTGGCCGGCATCGAGTGCCTGGCCGGCATCCCCGGCTCGGCGGGCGCGACCCCCATCCAGAACGTCGGGGCGTACGGCCAGGAGGTCTCCTCCACGATCACCGAGGTCGTCGCGTACGACCGCCGCACCGGCGAGACGGTCACCCTGGCCAACGAGGACTGCGCCTTCGCCTACCGCCACAGCCGCTTCAAGTCCGACCCAGAGCGGTACGTGGTCCTGCGCGTCCGCTTCGCCCTGGAGGACGCCGACGGCCTCTCCGCCCCCCTCAGGTACGCCGAGACGGCCAGGGCCCTCGGCGTGGAGGCCGGCGACCGCGTCCCGCTCACGTCGGCCCGTGACACGGTGCTCAAGCTGCGCGCCGGCAAGGGCATGGTCCTGGACCCCGAGGACCACGACACCTGGTCGGCCGGGTCGTTCTTCACCAACCCGATCCTCACGGACGCGGACTTCGAGACGTTCCGCGCCCGCGTGCACGACCGGCTCGGCGACGGGGTGGAACCGCCTGCCTACCCGGCGGGCGAGGGCCGGACCAAGACCTCCGCGGCCTGGCTGATCGACAAGGCCGGCTTCGAGAAGGGCTACGGCGACGGTCCGGCCCGGATCTCCACGAAGCACACGCTGGCGCTGACGAACCGGGGTGCCGCGACGACGGAGGATCTCCTCGCCCTGGCGCGTGAGGTCGTGGCCGGGGTCCGAGAGGCGTTCGGGATCACGCTGGTGAACGAGCCGGTGACGGTCGGGGTCAGCCTGTAG